A stretch of Prunus dulcis chromosome 6, ALMONDv2, whole genome shotgun sequence DNA encodes these proteins:
- the LOC117632235 gene encoding uncharacterized protein LOC117632235, whose amino-acid sequence MQRTWKPWLHLGRSRTRSPAVKSERQITHSVSSPGRFRSAE is encoded by the coding sequence ATGCAGCGGACATGGAAGCCATGGTTGCACTTGGGAAGAAGCCGAACACGCTCACCGGCTGTAAAATCTGAAAGACAGATCACACACTCTGTGTCCAGCCCAGGCAGATTTAGGTCAGCTGAGTAA